From a single Nicotiana tabacum cultivar K326 chromosome 8, ASM71507v2, whole genome shotgun sequence genomic region:
- the LOC142163052 gene encoding uncharacterized protein LOC142163052, giving the protein MNLDLAMLNDKPTAITDMSSVDEKSFHKAWERSNRLNLMFMRMNKSLAGTLMAELTTIKFDGSISMQNHIIEMTNIAARLQTLGMKVDDSFLVQFILNSLPPEYEPFQINYNIIKDKWNVSELSHMLTQEESRLKKQRSHSINFMGQGAGKGLKVKANKFKKKKAHAKAPQDAKQET; this is encoded by the exons ATGAATCTTGACTTGGCTATGCTGAATGATAAGCCTACTGCCATTACTGATATGAGCAGTGTAGATGAGAAGTCTTTCCATAAAGCATGGGAACGCTCTAATAGGCTGAACCTTATGTTTATGCGAATGA ATAAATCTCTCGCTGGTACACTAATGGCTGAACTCACGACCATAAAGTTTGATGGGTCGATTAGTATGCAAAATCATATCATCGAGATGACTAACATTGCAGCAAGACTTCAGACTTTGGGGATGAAAGTTGATGACTCCTTCTTGGTTCAGTTTATTCTAAACTCATTGCCACCTGAGTATGAACCTTTTCAAATTAACTataatattattaaggataagtGGAATGTTAGTGAATTGTCTCATATGCTTACTCAAGAGGAGTCAAGACTTAAGAAACAAAGGAGTCATTCAATTAACTTCATGGGTCAAGGAGCTGGTAAAGGACTTAAAGTGAAGGCCAACAAGTTCAAGAAAAAGAAAGCACATGCTAAAGCTCCACAAGATGCTAAACAAGAAACATAA